A window of the Candida orthopsilosis Co 90-125, chromosome 1 draft sequence genome harbors these coding sequences:
- a CDS encoding Pdr6 pleiotropic drug resistance regulatory protein, translated as MTAQLDLNDVIKDIELLYTSQDADQIHFIQDKLQTYQKSEHGDELGLKLLQHPHNTVKYFGALTITVYLNTFGCKNYEQTFHQISLVIKDLTNENFHSNLFIIKKLLSCLSLIYISNYQQFDPILVFAKLLNPSASSVIEFITHLQDSKQLELLLYLLSTIVEEVHKIPSSVPELQSTIRATIFNHLQTVLEYLSQQYSQLPEEFILLLLDCLNSWVVYASTAEARSEVRYADDLGSFLTLILKQLDNNFDIDKMELYNKTFSVLTEFVDHIARALNSFKATLMEIFFGEGKFGMQMLNTIFADQELMEAYRSEVDNYINLIIGYLELNIIQLTRNILHEDTARTIKAVVSLTNAPGQPIVDENISFQLISFWDEFANTLIDDADVLKELFPTLVADNKQRSHEILMEVAVSYFKKIQKNSDDTSQEFARYRVLVSDLFIVFYSILGVPIYATLCNTVGTDITQSEAALYLLHKITIDIQFFDEEDNDENSNTFPLVQEIAKLFERNIITLVENHIDNECITTSLLNFISVLPFFYKSKVGSQFLAPSFNFLFRVITTRKIGTLPLIASRTVYRICQDAEENLVPFLPQLELVLVEMLQNPDIDNVIRERITNSYISIVRSRKVASELGDQIFAILQVIDQQRARINDELLEDYAISLVACIDEIGKACAYPEEVEDYFSEDQIQQVKAYWNEDPLQIRSLILQQLRAFSLDSPSLAEKTIVTEKCCSILKCGFNEPIVGPFTFDLELIFQYIFAKLQASTPHSIDYLHQLIISVVLTHAKDIDETQFENLLVKAFVDIQSIIDSDEDLIKSSLDVFAAIVDTKPKLILYTPVLEGFIFPFALNAFAKHEVSIVRSTVKFWNALITTKKGVQQDQEVVRHWMTSEQNGTSLGFQLTNQLMSAFIASPRSSLDYYYPLFRYLINKYPLEVKTWLSFIVDNTLMGKDKLDHNAKRQFVNKLMLTRGQRMAHNVLKDFWLASWGLSV; from the exons ATGACCGCCCAATTGGACTTGAATGATGTCATTAAG GATATAGAGCTTCTTTACACGTCTCAAGATGCtgatcaaattcatttcattCAAGACAAATTACAAACGTACCAGAAAAGTGAACATGGCGATGAACTAGGACTAAAACTACTACAACATCCTCACAACACTGTTAAATATTTCGGTGCTCTTACAATCACTGTTTATCTCAACACATTTGGTTGTAAGAATTATGAGCAAACTTTTCACCAAATCCTGCTTGTCATCAAGGACTTAACCAATGAAAACTTTCATTCCAACTTATTTATCATAAAGAAGCTATTGAGTTGCTTGTCATTGATATATATACtgaattatcaacaatttgaccCTATATTAGTGTTTGCAAAGTTATTAAACCCATCAGCCAGTTCAGTTATAGAGTTTATTACCCATTTACAGGACctgaaacaattggaacTACTTCTATACCTACTATCAACAATAGTTGAAGAAGTGCATAAAATTCCGTCTTCCGTACCAGAGTTGCAATCAACTATACGTGCtacaattttcaatcaccTACAAACTGTTCTTGAGTATTTACTGCAACAATATTCCCAATTACCGGAGGAGTTCATACTCCTTTTACTTGACTGTTTGAACTCATGGGTGGTATATGCGTCAACTGCGGAAGCTCGCTCTGAAGTGCGATACGCTGACGACTTGGGATCTTTCCTAACCcttattttgaaacaattggataatAATTTCGACATTGACAAAATGGAACTTTATAATAAGACATTTTCTGTTTTGACGGAGTTTGTTGATCATATTGCTCGAGCATTGAATTCCTTTAAAGCTACTTTGATGGAGATTTTCTTTGGAGAAGGCAAGTTTGGAATGCAGATGTTAAATACTATATTTGCCGACCAAGAGTTGATGGAAGCATATCGACTGGAGGTCGACAACTACATTAATTTGATTATTGGCTACCTTGAATTGaacatcattcaacttACAAGAAACATACTACATGAGGATACTGCAAGAACCATAAAAGCAGTAGTATCGTTAACAAATGCACCAGGACAACCAATTGTGGATGAAAATATTagctttcaattgatatcATTTTGGGATGAATTTGCCAACACTTTAATTGACGATGCTGATGTATTAAAAGAGTTATTTCCTACCCTTGTTGCCGACAACAAGCAAAGAAGTCATGAAATCTTGATGGAAGTAGCTGTCTCCTACttcaaaaagattcaaaaaaaCTCTGACGACACATCTCAAGAGTTTGCACGCTATCGTGTTTTGGTTTCCGACTTGTTCATTGTATTTTACTCAATTTTGGGTGTTCCGATTTATGCAACATTGTGCAATACTGTGGGAACTGATATAACCCAAAGTGAGGCAGCATTATATTTGTTACATAAAATCACCATTGATATTCagttttttgatgaagaagataatGATGAGAACTCAAACACTTTTCCATTGGTACAAGAAATTGCGAAACTATTCGAGAGGAACATAATCACGTTGGTGGAAAACCATATCGACAATGAATGCATCACCACGAGTTTACTAAATTTCATTTCGGTGTTGCCATTCTTTTACAAGTCAAAAGTAGGAAGTCAATTTCTTGCGCCCAGttttaatttcttgtttAGAGTGATTACAACTCGCAAAATTGGAACCTTGCCCCTTATAGCATCACGTACTGTCTATCGTATTTGTCAAGACGCTGAAGAGAATCTTGTACCTTTCCTCCCACAGTTAGAATTGGTCTTGGTTGaaatgttgcaaaatcCAGACATTGACAACGTTATTCGTGAAAGAATCACCAATTCATACATTTCCATAGTTCGGTCAAGAAAGGTAGCATCGGAATTGGGCGATCAGatatttgcaattttaCAAGTGATTGATCAACAAAGGGCTAGGATTAACGACGAGCTATTGGAAGATTATGCAATCAGTTTAGTTGCCtgtattgatgaaattggaaaagcTTGTGCATACCCCGAAGAGGTCGAGGATTATTTCAGTGAGGATCAGATACAACAAGTCAAGGCATATTGGAATGAAGATCCCTTACAAATCAGaagtttaattttgcaacaattgagaGCATTCTCACTTGACTCGCCTTCGTTAGCTGAAAAGACCATTGTGACTGAGAAATGTTGTAGCATTCTCAAATGTGGATTTAATGAACCTATTGTTGGGCCATTtacatttgatttggaattgattttcCAGTACATTTTTGCCAAGTTGCAAGCTTCAACTCCACACTCAATTGACTACTTGCACCAATTGATAATCAGTGTTGTGCTAACGCATGCTaaagatattgatgaaactcaatttgaaaacctATTGGTAAAGgcatttgttgatattcAATCCATTATTGattctgatgaagatttgatcaaatcgTCACTTGATGTTTTTGCTGCCATTGTTGACActaaaccaaaattgatccTATATACCCCAGTTTTGGAAGGCTTTATCTTTCCTTTTGCCTTGAATGCGTTTGCCAAACACGAAGTTTCCATCGTTCGATCAACTGTCAAGTTTTGGAATGCATTAATCACTACAAAGAAAGGAGTTCAGCAAGATCAGGAAGTGGTGAGACATTGGATGACATCAGAACAAAATGGCACTAGTTTAGGCTTCCAGTTAACTAATCAATTAATGAGCGCATTCATAGCTTCGCCAAGATCAAGCTTAGATTATTACTATCCTTTGTTTAGATAcctcatcaacaaatatCCATTGGAAGTTAAAACGTGGCTTTCATTCATAGTGGATAATACTTTAATGGGTAAAGACAAATTGGATCATAATGCTAAACGtcaatttgtcaataaaTTGATGCTTACAAGAGGTCAAAGAATGGCTCATAATGTGCTTAAGGATTTCTGGTTAGCTAGTTGGGGGTTGAGTGTGTAG
- a CDS encoding Fra1 protein (S. cerevisiae homolog FRA1 has role negative regulation of transcription from RNA polymerase promoter response to iron and localizes to cytosol): protein MSRVARAQCANCTCSPGLLSRTNKKSVSFAKRINLNRLNSSGSIKDGSQSRKGSVFTLDPSLCLPETKEVNTTQRLERLRQEMKKQDLGIYIVPSEDQHQSEYTSAYDQKRSFISGFSGSAGVAIITRDLNSVGGDDFTQGSAALSTDGRYFTQALDELDFNWILLKQGAKGEPTWEEWTAQQASQLSLDSGSKVKIGVDPKLWSYKQYQKFKGVIEKQLTKTPKAQIEITPVVDNLINKIWEDFESLPPSTLGEIKHLDLSFTGKEASDKIKGIRDQVAKDDVDGMVITALDEIAWLLNLRGSDIPYNPVFYSFVILTKSQLKLFVGQNRLSSHIIDNLEKIGVTIEPYEQFYSSLSSLSKEIAVDNKKLFIPNNANWEVVRSLQCSFNEGLSAVELQKSIKNETELKGAEIAHLKDGRTLIKFFAWLENEIVENGEMIDEVTADEKLTEYRQQEDNFVGLSFDTISATGANGAVIHYKPTKGACSVINPEKIYLNDSGSQFLEGTTDTTRTVHFSTPTREQIRNYTLVLKGNIALSTLKFPEGTTGNLIDSVARQYLWDYGLDYGHGTSHGIGAYLNVHEGPIGIGPRPNAAANALQSGNLISNEPGFYKEGDYGIRIENVMYIKPSQYTFAGKKYLEFETVTKVPFCKKLIDTCMLTEKEIRWVNKYHATIWRELSNSLGKNSIAYKWLKRETEPIAP, encoded by the coding sequence ATGTCAAGAGTAGCTAGAGCACAGTGTGCCAACTGTACTTGCTCACCAGGTTTATTGTCGAGAACAAATAAAAAGTCCGTATCATTTGCTAAAAGAATTAATCTTAATAGACTCAATAGCAGTGGCAGTATTAAAGATGGATCACAATCAAGAAAAGGTTCTGTTTTCACTTTGGATCCATCTTTGTGCTTGCCCGAAACTAAAGAAGTCAATACCACTCAAAGGTTGGAAAGGTTGAGACAAGAGATGAAAAAACAAGATTTGGGTATTTATATTGTCCCCAGTGAAGATCAACACCAATCGGAATATACCTCTGCTTATGaccaaaaaagaagttttaTTAGTGGCTTCAGTGGAAGTGCTGGTGTTGCCATTATTACCAGAGATTTGAACAGTGTTGGTGGAGACGACTTTACTCAGGGTAGTGCTGCATTATCAACTGACGGCCGTTATTTTACTCAAGCACTTGATGAGTTGGATTTTAattggattttgttgaagcaaGGAGCTAAAGGCGAACCTACTTGGGAAGAATGGACTGCACAACAAGCATCTCAGTTGAGTTTGGATAGTGGGTCCAAAGTGAAAATTGGTGTTGATCCTAAATTGTGGAGTTATAAACAATACCAGAAATTTAAAGGcgttattgaaaaacagTTGACGAAAACACCAAAGGCGCAGATTGAAATCACTCCCGtggttgataatttgataaataaGATTTGGGAAGATTTTGAATCCTTGCCACCATCTACGCTTGGTGAAATAAaacatttggatttgagTTTTACTGGTAAAGAAGCAAGCGACAAAATAAAGGGAATTAGAGACCAAGTGGCCAAAGATGACGTTGATGGTATGGTAATTACAGCATTGGATGAAATTGcttggttgttgaatttgcGTGGTCTGGATATTCCTTATAATCCCGTGTTTTACAGTTTTGTTATTCTTACAAAGTCTCAATTAAAGTTATTTGTTGGACAAAATAGACTATCCTCACATATAATTGATAACTTGGAGAAGATTGGTGTTACTATTGAACCATATGAACAATTTTACTCATCGTTGAGCTCACTTTCAAAAGAGATTGCTGTTGATAACAAGAAACTATTTATACCGAACAATGCCAACTGGGAAGTTGTACGAAGCTTACAATGTTCATTTAATGAAGGATTATCTGCTGttgaattacaaaaatcaatcaaaaatgaaactGAATTGAAAGGGGCAGAAATTGCTCACTTGAAGGATGGAAGAACATTGATTAAATTCTTTGCTTGgttggaaaatgaaattgtggAAAATGGAgaaatgattgatgaagttaCTGCTGATGAGAAATTGACTGAATATAGACAACAAGAAgataattttgttggattgTCATTTGATACAATTAGTGCTACTGGGGCCAATGGTGCTGTAATACACTATAAACCAACCAAAGGAGCATGTTCAGTCATCAATCCAGAAAAGATTTATCTTAACGATTCAGGATCTCAATTCTTAGAAGGAACTACTGACACAACTAGAACTGTCCACTTCTCCACTCCAACTAGAGAACAAATCAGAAACTACactttggttttgaagGGAAACATTGCTTTATCAACCTTGAAGTTCCCTGAAGGAACAACTGGTAACCTAATTGATTCTGTAGCAAGGCAATACCTTTGGGACTATGGTTTGGATTACGGCCATGGAACATCTCATGGAATTGGTGCTTATCTTAATGTTCATGAAGGTCCAATAGGTATTGGTCCAAGACCAAACGCGGCCGCAAATGCATTGCAACTGGGTAACCTTATCTCAAATGAACCTGGGTTTTACAAAGAAGGCGATTATGGAATTCgtattgaaaatgtcatGTATATCAAGCCAAGTCAGTATACTTTTGCCGGAAAGAAATATTTGGAATTCGAAACTGTTACAAAAGTGCCATTTTgtaagaaattgattgatacTTGTATGTTGACTGAAAAGGAAATTAGATGGGTTAACAAGTATCATGCAACAATTTGGAGAGAATTGAGTAATAGCCTTGGCAAGAACAGTATTGCTTATAAATGGTTAAAGAGAGAAACTGAACCAATTGCTCCTTAG
- a CDS encoding Rad5 protein (S. cerevisiae homolog RAD5 has role postreplication repair, double-strand break repair, free ubiquitin chain polymerization, protein polyubiquitination), which yields MQITKKRFFLPKEEKKQEVKVEPATNEDSLFVEDEEEEDDKATVIQTQNPPHISSTISFKKFSKDLQAIVGEISPIILYYLYDKYSASPFSVKHATHELFTNPPDIDELQRVSTTRPESPLCSSPTIDAASILSQQVMRPNTPSTNSSSPLKRINDDLEVGSHGKRFHSEPKDIDSHDEANSWHRYVGTLDVQAWATRPTIKPLKYQDRLVVKRLVPRNSTAQKSSIIRLCLNDREIGRLPEDLTRIFSPLIDQNIADFEVIVLETTKRRLSTGDSFYVQILVYLKSTGFVKNIDLAVEQSGLKKGPNFNFATESEGEASMRLRQAGVSNLFERLKLKPLKLINDNKEDEVSLSQPVEITGSEVEEVADEVSFDQLRQFYQANNQSKLLESLPETTEPPKENFNMSLREYQKHGLSWMLAREKEVDVLEQCMGQDQLPSETRKNIEEAGTMNPLWRKYKWPGEGHTSQDCTGSTQSPSQNQDNYFYANLYNGELSLEKPIIKSSLQGGILADEMGLGKTIATLALVNSVPYDSAHVEENRYASKTTLIVVPMSLLTQWKEEFEKANNNDSHICRLYYGNETENDLSLSLCNLKPNSKIPIVVITTYGTILNEYTRISKNRNSKGELPKSGLYSVKFFRIILDEGHNIRNRNTKTAKSVYELQSNRKWVLTGTPIVNRLDDLYSLAKFLELDPWNNFSYWKTFVTLPFEQKKISQTLDVIKSILEPIFLRRTKNQKKNGKPLVELPEKEVVIEEIKFNDQEAKLYNWFKSRAFESFEEGVKTGQLMRQYTQILTHILRLRQVCCHVDLIGGAHEMDDDVIDLEADEEMKTFLKSIKDQSGKFTNDTEVKQIIYKLYDCVKPENECSICTTSPIPINELTITPCGHTFCFSCILEHLDFQSELKRDKQCPNCREPISKYKLFRIRSQKTTSNEIRFHTQNRDHHRDYDFQIYLHDPNRTSSKIHALIKHLKSIQINEPNSKVIVFSQFASYLDILEVELKLTSDDFIVYKFDGRLNMNDRGKLLNSFNEPLANGKIAILLLSLKAGGVGLNLTTASRAFMMDPWWSPSIEDQAVDRIHRIGQNETVKVVRFIMKNSIETKMLKIQERKKQIGEAVGVEEEERRKRRIEEIQILFEE from the coding sequence ATGCAAATcacaaagaaaagattcTTTCTACCGAAggaggaaaagaaacaagaagTGAAAGTAGAACCAGCTACGAATGAGGATAGTTTGTTCGtggaagatgaagaagaggaggatGACAAGGCAACCGTAATTCAAACACAGAATCCTCCTCATATAAGCTCAACCATTTCgttcaaaaagttttccaaGGATCTACAGGCAATTGTAGGTGAAATTTCTCCCATAATACTATATTATCTATACGATAAATACTCAGCAAGCCCTTTTAGTGTCAAGCATGCTACTCATGAACTATTCACAAATCCCCCtgatattgatgagttgCAACGCGTAAGTACAACGCGCCCGGAACTGCCATTATGTTCATctccaacaattgatgcGGCATCTATACTTTCGCAACAAGTGATGCGACCAAATACCCCATCCACAAATTCTTCCTCGCCTTTGAAACGAATCAACGATGACCTTGAAGTTGGGCTGCATGGCAAACGGTTCCATTCGGAACCAAAAGACATTGATTCTCACGATGAAGCTAATTCGTGGCACAGATATGTTGGTACATTAGACGTGCAAGCATGGGCAACTAGGCCAACAATAAAACCGCTCAAATATCAGGATAGACTTGTGGTCAAGAGACTAGTTCCGCGAAATTCAACTGCTCAAAAGAGTTCCATTATACGGTTGTGTTTAAATGATAGGGAAATCGGCAGATTACCTGAAGACTTGACAAGAATTTTCAGTCCCTTGATTGATCAAAACATTGCAGATTTCGAAGTTATCGTATTGGAAACGACGAAGCGTCGATTATCCACGGGAGATTCATTTTATGTTCAAATATTGGTGTACCTTAAAAGTACTGGGTTTGTAAAAAATATCGATTTGGCAGTGGAGCAATCCGGCCTCAAAAAGGGACCTAATTTCAACTTTGCAACCGAAAGCGAAGGTGAAGCATCGATGAGATTGCGACAAGCTGGtgtatcaaatttgtttgaGAGGCTAAAGCTAAAACCACTCAAGTTGATTAACGACAATAAGGAAGATGAGGTGAGTTTATCTCAGCCAGTAGAAATTACTGGCTCCGAAGTTGAAGAGGTTGCCGATGAAGTCAgctttgatcaattgagaCAATTTTATCAAGCTAATAATCAATCAAAGTTGTTGGAGAGTTTACCAGAGACAACTGAGCCTCCAAaggaaaatttcaatatgtCATTGAGAGAGTATCAAAAGCATGGACTTTCGTGGATGTTGGCAAGGGAAAAGGAAGTCGACGTTTTAGAACAATGCATGGGGCAAGATCAGCTACCTTCCGAAACAAGAAAGAACATAGAGGAAGCAGGTACAATGAATCCCCTTTGGAGGAAATACAAATGGCCTGGCGAGGGTCATACCCTGCAAGACTGTACTGGCTCTACACAATCTCCCTCTCAAAATCAAGACAATTATTTTTATGCCAATTTATACAATGGAGAATTGTCGTTAGAGAAACCGATAATAAAATCCAGTTTACAAGGGGGTATTCTTGCTGATGAAATGGGTTTAGGAAAGACCATTGCCACATTGGCATTGGTGAACTCTGTGCCCTATGATAGTGCTCACGTGGAGGAGAATCGCTATGCTTCGAAAACCACCTTGATTGTTGTCCCCATGTCCTTGTTAACTCAATGgaaagaagaatttgaaaaggcTAATAACAATGATAGCCACATTTGTCGGTTATATTACGGAAATGAAACCGAAAACGATTTATCCTTATCCTTGTGCAATTTAAAgccaaattcaaaaatacCCATTGTTGTCATTACTACTTATGGTACAATATTGAATGAGTATACAAGAATATCCAAAAATCGTAATTCTAAAGGGGAACTTCCCAAACTGGGATTATATTCAGTCAAGTTTTTCCGGATAATTCTTGATGAAGGACATAACATTCGTAATCGGAATACCAAAACGGCAAAATCTGTTTATGAATTACAACTGAACAGAAAATGGGTTCTTACTGGTACCCCAATCGTCAATAGGTTAGATGATTTGTATTCGTTGGCCAAGTTCTTGGAGTTGGATCCGTGGAATAATTTCTCCTATTGGAAGACGTTTGTTACTTTGCCctttgaacaaaagaagatttcGCAAACTTTAGATGTGATAAAATCCATATTGGAACCGATTTTTTTACGAAGAACAAAGAAtcagaaaaaaaatggtAAACCATTAGTTGAACTTCCCGAAAAGGAAGTTGTGATTGAAGAGATCAAGTTTAATGATCAAGAAGCTAAGCTTTACAATTGGTTTAAGTCAAGAGCATTCgaatcatttgaagaagggGTAAAAACGGGGCAATTGATGCGTCAGTATACTCAGATATTGACTCATATCTTAAGATTGAGACAGGTTTGTTGTCATGTAGATTTAATTGGTGGTGCTCATGaaatggatgatgatgtaatTGATCTAGAAgcagatgaagaaatgaagacttttttgaaatcaatcaaGGACCAAAGTGGcaaattcaccaatgaTACTGAAGTGAAGCAAatcatttacaaattgTATGATTGTGTCAAGCCAGAAAACGAATGTTCAATATGtacaacatcaccaattcCTATAAACGAGCTCACCATTACCCCTTGTGGACATACATTCTGCTTTTCATGTATTTTAGAACATTTGGATTTTCAACTGGAATTAAAACGAGATAAGCAATGTCCCAATTGTCGAGAACCCAtttccaaatacaaattatTTCGAATTCGGAGTCAAAAAACCACCAGTAATGAAATTCGATTCCATACCCAAAATCGAGATCATCATAGGGACTAcgattttcaaatttatttacATGACCCTAACAGAACAAGTTCGAAAATCCACGCACTTATCAAGCATTTAAAACTGATTCAAATTAATGAACCAAATCTGAAAGTGATTgttttttctcaatttgcTTCATATTTAGATATATTGGAAGTGGAATTAAAATTAACCAGTGATGATTTTATCGtttacaaatttgatgGGAGATTGAATATGAATGATCGTGGAAAGTTACTTAATCTGTTTAATGAACCATTGGCCAATGGTAAAATTGCCATCTTGCTATTGAGTTTGAAAGCTGGTGGTGTGGGGTTGAATTTGACGACAGCCTCAAGAGCATTTATGATGGATCCTTGGTGGAGTCCAAGTATAGAAGATCAAGCAGTTGATAGAATCCATCGAATTGGTCAAAATGAGACTGTGAAAGTTGTGAGATTTATAATGAAGAATAGTATTGAGACGAAAATGCTCAAGATTCAAGAACGGAAGAAGCAAATTGGAGAAGCAGTAggtgttgaagaagaagagagaagaaagagaagaatCGAGGAAATACAAATACTTTTCGAAGAGTAA
- a CDS encoding Aro8 aromatic transaminase (involved in the Ehrlich fusel oil pathway aromatic alcohol biosynthesis): MTKDSTQKAKDLTHLLSPEAKSRQNSPLKDAFKYFKLPNMTFLGGGLPLSDYFPFDRISADIPTPSFPNGIGAPLTKESKTTIEVFKKADKNQPNEIELARSLQYGYTEGQPELTTFLKEHTEMIHKVPYKDWDLVASVGNTESWDSTLRTFCTRGDSILVEEYSFSSALETANGQGINTVPVPMDDYGIIPSGLETLLSHWIGNKPKLLYTISTGQNPTGSSLSAERRKQIYEIACKYDFIIIEDEPYYFLQMETYTKDKKAREGKTVHEHEEFIKALVPSFISLDTEGRVIRLDSFSKVLAPGLRLGWIVGQEKLLERYVRLHEVSIQCPSGLTQSMTNALLQSWGQKGYLDWLIGLRAEYTHKRDVAIDALEEYCPKEVTSYVPPVAGMFFTVNIDASKHPKFHELGEDPLKIENLIYEQSIKQGTLMIPGSWFKSQGQSTPPQKNLPQNPAAKTHIFFRGTYAAVPLDQLVFGLQKFSKALKIEFGLE, from the coding sequence ATGACTAAAGATAGTACTCAAAAAGCCAAGGATTTGACTCATTTGTTATCTCCAGAAGCCAAATCGAGACAAAATTCACCTTTGAAAGATGctttcaaatatttcaaattaccaAACATGACATTTTTGGGTGGAGGTTTACCATTATCTGACTACTTCCCATTTGACAGAATTAGTGCTGATATTCCGACTCCATCTTTCCCAAATGGAATTGGAGCACCATTGACCAAGGAAAGTAAAACCACTATTGAAGTGTTTAAAAAAGCTGACAAGAACCaaccaaatgaaattgaattggctAGATCCTTGCAGTATGGTTATACCGAGGGTCAACCAGAATTGACTACCTTTTTGAAAGAGCACACAGAAATGATCCACAAAGTTCCTTATAAAGATTGGGATTTGGTTGCATCTGTTGGAAACACAGAATCATGGGATTCTACATTGAGAACATTTTGTACAAGAGGTGACTCAATTttggttgaagaatattctttttcatcagcTTTGGAAACTGCCAATGGTCAAGGTATCAACACTGTTCCTGTTCCTATGGATGACTATGGTATCATTCCAAGTGGCTTGGAAACTTTATTATCTCATTGGATTGGTAACAAGCCAAAGTTGTTGTATACCATCTCCACTGGACAAAACCCAACTGGATCTTCTTTAAGTGCCGAGagaagaaaacaaatttaCGAAATTGCTTGTAAATACGATTTTATCattattgaagatgaaccATATTACTTTTTGCAAATGGAAACTTATACCAAGGACAAAAAGGCAAGAGAAGGTAAAACTGTACACGAACATGAAGAGTTCATTAAGGCTTTGGTACCATCGTTCATTTCGTTGGATACTGAAGGTAGAGTTATCAGATTGGActctttttccaaagttttGGCACCTGGTTTGAGATTAGGATGGATTGTTGGAcaagaaaagttgttggaaAGATATGTCAGATTGCATGAAGTGTCTATCCAATGTCCTTCAGGTTTAACCCAGTCGATGACTAATGCGTTGTTGCAAAGCTGGGGACAAAAGGGGTACTTGGACTGGCTAATTGGGTTGAGAGCAGAATACACACACAAGAGAGATGTTGCCATTGATGCATTAGAAGAGTATTGTCCTAAAGAAGTTACATCTTATGTTCCACCAGTTGCTGGTATGTTTTTCACCGTCAATATTGATGCCTCAAAACACCCCAAATTTCATGAATTGGGAGAGGACCCATTaaagattgaaaacttgattTATGAACAGAGTATTAAACAAGGCACGTTGATGATCCCCGGCTCATGGTTTAAATCTCAAGGTCAATCAACTCCTCCACAAAAGAATTTACCACAAAATCCAGCCGCCAAAACCCATATTTTCTTTAGAGGTACTTATGCTGCTGTTCCAttggatcaattggttTTTGGGTTGCAAAAGTTCAGTAAGGCTTTGAAGATTGAGTTTGGATTAGAGTAG